The DNA sequence gtaggtgtcctggagggcaggtagtttgcccccggtgatgcgttgtgcagacctcactaccctctggagagccttacggttgtgggcggagcagttgtcgtaccaggcggtgatacagcccaacaggatgctctcgattgtgcatctgtaaaagtctgtgagtgtttttggtgacaagccgaatttcttcagcctcctgaggttgaagaggcgctgctgcgccttcttcaccacgcagTCTGtgcgggtggaccatttcagtttgtccgtgatgtgtatgccaaggaacttaaaactgtccaccttctccactactgtcccgtcgatgtggatagggggctgcaccctctcctgtttcctgaagtccacgatcatctcctttgttttgttgacattgagtgtgagggtattttcctgacaccacactccgagggccctcaccacgtctcgtcgttgttgggaatcaaacctaccactgtagtgtcgtctgcaaacttgatgattgagttggaggtgtgcatggccacgcagtcatgggtgaacagggagtacaggagagggctgagaatgcacccttctgtggcccaagtgttgaggatcagcggggtgcagatgttgtttcctaccctcaccacctgggggcggcccgtcacgaagttcaggacccagttgcacagggcggggtcgagacccagggtctcaaacttaatgacgagtttggagggtactatggtgttaaatgctgagctgtagtcaatgaacagcattcttacataggtattcctcttgtccagatgtgttagggcagtgtgcagtgtgattgcgtcgtctgtggaactattggaacggtaagcaaattggagtgggtctagggtgtcaggtagggtggaggtgatatggtccttgactagtctcttaaagcatttcatgatgacggaagtgagtgctgaagggcgatagtcatttagctaagttaccttagctttcttgggaacaggaacaatgatggccctcttgaagcatgtggaaacagcagactgagataaggattgattgaatatgtccgtaaacacaccagccagctggtctgcgcatgctctgaggacgcggctggggatgccgtctgggccggcagccttgcgagggttaacacttttaaatgttttactcacattagctgcagtgaaggagagcccgcaggttttggtagcgggccatgtcagtggcactgtattgtcctcaaagcgagcaaagaagttgtttagtttgtctgggtgcaagacatcgtggtccgcgacgtggctggttttccttttgtagtctgtgattgactgtagaccctttttatttatttttttatttcacctttatttaaccaggtaggctagttgagaacaagttctcatttgcaactgcgacctggccaagataaagcatagcagtgtgagcagacaacacagagttacacatggaataaacaattaacaagtcaataacacagtagaaaacaaaggggggagtctatatacaatgtgtgcaaaaggcatgaggaggtaggcgaataattacaattttgcagattaacactggaacatacctcgtgtctgagccgttgaattgcgactctactttgtctctatactgatgcttagcttatTTGATTTCCTTGCgtagggaatagctacactgtttgtattccgtcatgtttccggtcaccttgccctgattaaaagcagtggttcgcgctttcaattttgcacgaatgctgccgtcaatccacggtttctggttggggaaggttttaatagacgctgtgggtacaacatcaccgatgcacttgctaataaactcgctcaccgaatcagcgttattcatcaatgttattgacgctatgcggaacatatcccagtccacgtgatcgaagcaatcttgaagcgtggaatctgattgatcggaccagcgttgaacagatgTGAGCACGggcacttcctgttttagtttctgtctataaaCTGGGAGCAagaaaatggagtcgtggtcagattttccaaaaggagggcggggaagGGCTTTGTTAGAATAACAATGGTCCAGggtttgccagcccgggtcgcacattcgatatgctgataaaatttagggagccttgttttcagattagccttgttaaaatccccagctacaataaatacagcctcagcatatgtggtttccagtttacatagagtcaaatgaagttctttcatggccgtcgatgtgtctgattggggggaatatacacgactgtgattatgatcgaagagaattctcttggtagataatgtggtcggcatttgattgtaggGAATTCATGGTCAGGTGAACAagaggacttgagttcctgtttgttgttatgatcacaccacgtctcgttaatcataagacatacacccctgcccttcttcttaccagagagatgtttgtttctgttggcgcgatgcgtgaagaaaccaggtggctgtaccgactctgatgacgtatcccaagtgagccatgtttccgtgaaacaaataacattacaatctctgatgtctctctggaaggcaacccttgctcggatttcgtctaccttgttgtcaagagactggacattggcgtgtagtatgctcgggagcgatGCGCGATGTgaccgtctacggagcctgaccagaagaccgctccgtctgccccttctgcggctcCATTGTTTTGGGTCGCTGGCTGGGGTCttatccattgtcctgggtggtggaccaaacagaggatccgcttccgGAAAGTCGtaattcctggtcgtaatgttggtgagttgatgttgctcttatatccaatagttcctcccgactgtatgtaataaaacctaagatttcctggggtaacaatgtaagaaataacacataaaaaaacaaaatactgcatagtttcctaggaacgcgatgtgaggcgccaggctgccctgatTTTGCTGATGTaacaactagctctcacagtttCACGTCAGAATtaatgttcatccatgtttctcaaacttcACATTTTGAAGTTGTTTAAAACGTGAAATTTGAAAGTGATTGAGGTTACATTTAGGCATTAACTCACCAttttaatgttagggttaagctTCGGCATCAACTCCcgaatcttaaggttaggcattaactcacaattttaatgttagggttaagctTCGGCATCAACTCCcgaatcttaaggttaggcattaacgcACCAttttaatgttagggttaagctTCGGCATCAACTCCCGAATCTtatggttaggcattaactcacaattttaatgttagggttaagctTCGGCATCAACTCCcgaatcttaaggttaggcattaactcaccattttaatgttagggttaagctTCGGCATCAACTCCcgaatcttaaggttaggcattaactcacaattttaatgttagggttaagctTCGGCATCAACTCCCGAATCTTATGGTTAGGCATTAACGCACCAttttaatgttagggttaagctTCGGCATCAACTCCCGAATCTTATGGTTAGGCATTAACTAGGAATGGTTACggtctcaaaaacaactttctatcactggatttgaacatgcaacagTTGGCACCAGAGCCAGATGCTCAcatacttgaaggtaacagcactcactgttgccTCTAGTGTCAGGTTTCCATGTCATctcccgacatcctcagacatggatggatgtcgaatactgacttgtaatCACGGGTGACTTGGCTGGATGTAAACCCTTTTGTGTTGCCTAACCAATGACTGTGCTGTGTATGTTGGCACTTCAGAAggtgagtcaaaggcttttttccagagaaatgttttgatttgtaaaaaagaaaaaagcAATATCTGGCCACGCAGACTAGGCCTACTGATGTCCTGTTCTGTTTGAGAGGGAGAGCGTAAAAAAGAGAAGGAGGACCGGCGGTAAGTTTCCTGCTATAATTGATTATAGTAAAAATAATATGTTACGTTACCAATAATGAAGccatttatcagagttattgacctcacaataagccatATTTGAGCAATTTACATAACTTACATTACTATGAAGCGGCAGCAACGGAAATCGACAGCGCATGGGTGCTGAAAGTAGACTAATTCGAGAAGGCCTAATTCATTAAAAAAGTCTTCATTTTAATTTGGACTTTAGGCTAAtaacaagagggctttgtgttggagcctatttcttcctattcaAGACAGACAAAATTATAGTCTACTCTCCAAAGATGTAGGTTTTTTTTGTCGGCCAACTCCTTCAGTCACCACTCACTCCTTAAATATCTCAGTGTCAGTGAAGAGCTTGGTGTGTTGAGTTATAATAACCTGGGCTCGAATTGAGGAGGTATGTGAGGGTATTATGGTTTTTGTTAAAGAATATGGCTAAAAACATAAGCTTACCCCTTGTTAACttaagataaaaaaataaaaaaacatacttagaattaaataataataatgaaacgAAAAATGCCTTATTAGGCTTTACACTCATTCTAAAGTACCTTTGAATTCACTTTTAGAAACACAAGTTTAGCTCGTCTTTGGTTTGAGGATCATGCCGTGAGCTATGCGTGTCTAGTTCATTCATTTAGCCTAGCAGATGCTCATATATTCCCATGCCACAGTCAACACAAATCTATTTTGTGACAACAATATCATGGAATAAAATAGAATACGTTTGAAAATGATAGCTTCCCACATGAAAAACAGTTCGAAGTGCTTGTAGGCCATACCTGATGATATTTTTTTCCTTGAATTCATTGTTGATCAGATACGTCAGTTGTAACTGGTTCTGTTgcgctacatttttttttttttttttttcagcacCGTTCTAAACTTAGACTATCCTCTTTTTTTAAAACAATATCCTGTATAGACATCAAAACGTCTCCTGTGCTACAGCATGTACTCATTCGTTGTCATGCTCTGCTGTGGTATTTTAAAAAGTATCTGCttgtctccagtcatgtaaaatgattTGCACGTAATGCGTTTATTATAATGGATACCCTTGTCCGGGGTGGTCTGCGAATCCACTAAGAACAATTGATAAAACCGCATATCTAAGGCTCTGCGCTGTCCTATTAGTGAGGATATGTGGTaggcatgttctctgctatccactttaCCCTTTCATTATTATTTTGTTTATAGGGGAGGGTCATTAGTTTTCTTTTTTCATGCGTTCAGGGACGGTAGGGTAAAACTATATTTGACTATGGCACTAAGAGGTGATATCCACATTAGTCAACAATAAGAAAGAGACCTGAAAGGACTCCTGCGCAGTTGTGAGTAGGGACAGATTATTACATTAGTTCAACTGCTTTCTTTCCAATGAGTTTCGCGTAATTCACACGAAACAATTTCTGGAGATGAATCATAAATCACATTGCAGTCTCCCCTCAAaaatattcttttttttttttaacattggaGATTTGGGAGGCGTGAGTGGATATGAGGGTTGCATAGACTTAGAAAAGAGAAGCCAGCCATCGTAGAACCGCGGTGGGAATTAAAATCATTCAAACACAAAACTGGAATCAGGGAACAGAATGTATTGGTGTAGATTCACATATTATACACAGTGTAGCAGGCGTCGGGCATAAATACAGTAATGCATTTTGTGATTTTAGAAGGTATGGTAAAGGAACAAGAAGAACACAAGAACAAATGGTGTTGTGTTAATGTGCAATAGGCCTTTCCTGGTACTCCCCTAGCTATTGGCCACCCTTTCCTCttttcgtctgtctgtctgtccgtccgtccgtctgcccgtctgcccgtctgtctgtctgcctgtctgcctggtaTAGGACTTCATGGTGTGATGTTCCGGGAAGAACGAGAAAGCAGGCTGTGAGCGGTCTTTAGAGAGCATGTGGTGAGGTCAATGGAAATGAAGTGACATCACGGATTCTCCAGCTGCAGAGGGAACAATGAGAATTCACATACATGTAAGTCAAGGGAGGGTGAGCTGGGTATTAGGTGTGTATTGCATGGTGCGGTTTGATAGAACACAGGCAATCAAGGTAGTTTCTCTTCATCTCACCTGCATCTTGCTGTAGATCCATGGCAGTAGGCTGGACACCTTGGTGTAGACTCCCGGCCTGTTACTCTGCCCACAGCCACTGCCCCAGCTGGTCACGCCCACCAGCTGCCAAAGGTTGTCACTGGTCTGGCACACCAGAGGACCACCACTGTCTCCctttgagaggaatggagaggagggatgagtgAACAGGGGCCGAGGTGTGGAAAGCACCTGATACAATATCACTGTATGTTTTAAAGTGGTGGATAGCAGATGAGGTAGAAGGGAATTTGAGTCGTGGGAGAGGCAATTTTCATCAGCCCCAAGGCAGCCAAGATGACGACAAGCGTTTGTGCAGGAGAGGACAGCGCTGGACTATCGAAGTTCAGAAATATCATGAATAATGTTGGCACTAAATGTTCTAAGACAGTGAGTTAGTTAGACTCTGGGAAGAATACAGAATGTTGAGTCAAACACATCGTAGAACATCTGGTGTCCATAGGGAGGACAGTTTGCCAAACTCTGCATCTATGGCTGTAAAAaaatcaagtacagtatatatatattttcaaagtatTTTGTATGTTAATGGTATAGAGagacatatatatttttaaaatttaatAGCGGTGAAAGGTAGGAGAAAGAGCGTTGGACGAGTAGTGGGCCAAAATTGAACCCATGCTGCCAGTGGCACATTGTACTACCACGGGTGCCACATCTTCCTAAACCGTTACGTGAATTGAGATTTATAAACTTGGTGCGCGCCGTACGTACATACACTTGTTTTCCGTTATAAATCCGACCTGTCGTAAAACTGCGTGTGAACAAAAACCCTCCATTCAtccttttatggtgacaatagCGCCTTTCATTTGCTGTATAACCTGGAAAAAAAGAGCAATTGCAAATTTGATCAAATGTTTTTGGAGGTGTTGACAGAATATGAAAATATTTTGCAATAACCTATGCTGTATTTGCCAAAGGACTGTGACAGtttctgaagaagaaaaaaacaatggCTAATTGTTGAGGACCTGTCAGCAGAAGGTTTTAAAGTCAACAGTTTTGCTTTGACAGTTCCCACCAACCTAAATATGCTGGACTGCTTCCGAATTCTAAAACATTGTCTAGGCTActcaaaacataaataaatagaAATTACAGTAGGTTACTTACAGTAGTTCCATTCATAATTCAATGTAAAATATCAACTGTCTGTTCGCCTGTTAAATTCAACTGTTATGTTATAAACCGCGCCACCTATGCGATCGTATAGACTACAGCAAAACTTGAAGTACATAGCCTGTCTATTTACTAGGCCCAATTAAATGAGAGGCGCGTGGTATTTTTTTTATTACTTCGGGAATGCGCCACAGCCAGAGAAGGTGAGGATTTTTTTTCTGCAAtggttattaaaaataaaataaataggaaATAGATTTATGTGTCTAATTATTTTAGATTCCAAAAACGAAACACATTCGGTAGACTTTCGCTCTTCTCACTAACTGCATcttataatgttttttttttttttgcgtgtCATCGTATCCCACGTTTGTACAAAATACTGTACATGCTTGCAAAACAACACCCCAGCCACTATAAAATGTGTGTAAAGCatggtctgaagtttacatggAGGTAAGCatggtctgaagtttacatggAGGTAAGCatggtctgaagtttacatggAGGTAAGCatggtctgaagtttacatggAGGTAAGCatggtctgaagtttacatggAGGTAAGCatggtctgaagtttacatggAGGTAAGCatggtctgaagtttacatggAGGTAAGCatggtctgaagtttacatggAGGTAAGCatggtctgaagtttacatggAGGTAAGCatggtctgaagtttacatggAGGTAAGCATGTTCTCATGTTCTTCTTTCTATAAATGCCAACTTTTGCGGCAAAACTGCCACACTCATGTTTTGGGGTATATTTTGTACGTACGCGAGGTTAATAAATGAGTCCCCAGGCCTGTAAATAGAGGGTGAACTGAACTACAGCAGGTGGACATGTACCTGACAGGAGTCCCTGACCCCATTGAGATCACCGGCACACAGCATGTTGTTGGACACACTGCCAGAGTATACCTTGGAGCTGTTACACACACGCACTTCGATGATGTCAACGGTCACCTGCATCAGGGCTTTGGAGAGTTTCGCTGTGAagggacacatacagtacacagtcattctccaaacacacacacacttcagctagGGACACAATAGCTAGTTGCTCTAGGCAAACCGTTGCTCTACTGGATATAGCATAGAGTCCTGCAATGAGAAGACATTGAGATAGGATGAATGATGCATGTGTAGCCTCCTTTCTCCACGTCGGACAGGCCATAGAGCAATTCTGGAAAATACCAGACGGGCTGGTTCATTTTTAGCCTAGTGGGCCTGTCTAAATTCTTGTTGTTTCTTGTGCAAAATTATCATTATTTGGCTGATAATAATTTTTAAAAGGGCTGGTGTGGGGGCCTCGAGGATAGAAGTGTGTTAGAAATGGCCGGGGTCGAATTCTgttcccagtctgtccctgttgtctCACTCTAGATAAGCATTCTGTATGCACTTTCCTTTAGTGTagtccatctctacctctctccactcccttgtctctctcttcctacctGATCCCTCATCTATTGTTCCGAAGCCCGAGATCCAGCATTTGGTTCCACGGGGGAATGTCTGGTCAAAGGCTGGCAAACAGGCAGGCTGAACTGCATCTGAATAACAAACATACACGCAGGAAGTTAGACAAACAGAGCGACATACAGGCTTCAGACACGAGAACACACAGTGACAAAAAtgacacacgtgtacacacacatacacacaaatgagTGGTCGTggggaaaagtactcaattgtcatacttgagtaaaagtaaagataccttaatagaaaatgactcaagtaaaactgaaagtcacccagtaaaatactacttgagtaaaagtctaaaagtattgggttttcaaatatacttaagtatcaaaagtaaatggaattgctaaaatgtacttaattgtcaaaagtaaaagtataaaccatttcaaattccttgtattaagcaaaccagatggcaccatttaaattgattttttatggttagtcaggggcacactccaacacatttacaaacaaagtatttgtgtttagtgagtccatcaagaccagaggcagtagggatgaccagggatgttctcttgataagtgtgtgaattggaccattttcctgtcaaaatgtaggagtacttttgggtgtcagggaaaatgtatagagtaaaaagtacattattttctttaggaatgtagtaaaagtaaaagttggcaaaaatataaatattaaagtacagatacctcaaaaaacgacttaagtagtactttaaagtatttgtacttaagtactttacacccctGCAAATGGTTTTTTACCATTCTGACAGTGGATTCATCACAGACATTTAGAGGCAAAGGGCAAATGTTTTTATAGTGCTGTCCCAACATTGATGCTAGTGTTTCCCTAGCGTTTCTCTGATATACAAAGAATAGACCTGGACTCACCAGTGAAGACCACTGGGGAGGCCAGCTTCAGAATGGTGATGTCCTGGTCATTGGTTACGTTGTTGTAGTTCTCATTCACGATGATCTTCTCTACGAGGTAGGGAGAAGGAAGCTGGTCTTGAGACACCACTCCTCCGTACACAAGCCACTTACTGGCGTCAAGAAACTGGGGGAACAACCTTCAATTGGTGAGGGgaacaaaaaaaaaatagatgtTCATTCACGTCTCAAACCAAGGCTGTAGCGTGTGACATATATGGTATCATTATTATGGTAATACAGTGTTTAATTGGGTTATGGAGATTGGTTGTCAAGGTGAGGGTTGTTGAGGTGATGAGTCACACTGAGCAAGTTGCTGCACAGATCCACTATTAGTTGTTAGTCAATTGGCATTCTCAATGAGTTCAAAACGAGTCGGATTTCACTCTAACTTGTCATGAACGCAGCAGAGAGGGTAAGGTGGAGCAATTACCAAGGAACTACATAGCGTGTCTAGAATTAGAACCAAGGGATCCATTTGGAACTGAGCATTGTTGTCCTCTAGTCACTGACCTGGGGAAGCAGTGGGCAGCTGTCACCACAAAGTCAGGGGACACCAGGACCCCTCCACAGATATGTGATCTACCAAAGTGTAGAGACAGTTGCCAGGGCCATTGGCCCAGCTTGGCAACAGTGCCCCCTATGATCCGGGAGGTCAACCGCTGACGTCCACAATCTGGGAAAATGGGGAGAAGTGGTCAAACAGTTTGTTTCTAATCTAATTGAACTAGAAGTCATATTTCAAACAGAAGGTTGATATAGGCCTGCCTGAGTGCAATATGTGAAATATGAACCGATGAGCGCTCCTTACCAATACACTTCAGAGAGACCGTATTCTGGTCAGGGCAGGAAGAGCTACACAGCAACACAAGATGAATCATGTCAGCAACTCAGGATCTAACATTAAACCACATTGGAAAACAGGCAGCATGGTTACAGTTGATTTGAAACCTCCTTCGCGAGGCTTATAATGCGGTGTATGATAATGACATAGCATTACGTCCCAACCAGTCATGACAGGTAATGACAGGGAATGACTTAACACCACCATTCCCTCAATATTACTGGGACTCAAATGAGTAAATACAAAAGTGGTAAGATTTGTAGAGGAGTTGAGCTCTCTTACCCGACGCTGACCTGGCCCTGGATGGGTAAAGACGATCTGTTGTTCAGGGTTAGACCAATGGACTGCTGGGATTTCACGGCCTTGGTTGCAAAGGACCTGCATGgtcgacacacacacaaacacatttagaATCTGTCTGCCACAGCGATACTAGAATCAATTCCCCTCCCATGAAGCATTCCCAGAAACCCAATTTGCCACAGGCACACCAaccccggagagagagaggagcgcagAGATTCAATCTGAGAGTAAATACTGAAAATGGCAGCAGCGAAATGAGACGCCACTGAGCAAATGACGGTGCGAGAAAGTGGTTCACGTGAGAGGTAGCGTACACAAATGGCTGTCGTGAGTGAAAGTGGTTACTCTCTAAATGCAGCGTATACCATGGCTGCTGTGAGAGAAAGTGATTACTCTGTGAGGTAGCTCAGAAGATGTCTGCTGTGAAACAAGGTGATCTTACTTTCTGAAGCCCAGTTGGGCACAGGTTCGGTTGGCGTAGCTCTGGTCCCATCCCTGGTAACACACTGGGAGGAAACGGTCGTCCTGAGACGTTCTGACCTGTAGAGCACCGTCCGCCCCAAACCTcactggagagagaaggagaggagggatggaataCTAAGATACAAGAAAGGGTTATGTTTGTCCGCTCGTCAGACGTCGAGTGTACGTCCACCTGCCCGCCTGGCTTTCTTTTCTGCGCATCTACCTGCACGCATGtttgtctttatgtctgtctgttatgtgtgtgtgtgcttaccacagttggactcgtCGGTGCCCAGTCGGCAGTCTCGCAGACCGTCACATTGGACGGTGGAGTTGGAGCAGGTGTCATGAACGGGCACGCTCAACTGCTTCTCATAGTGCCCCTCATCCTCACTGTCATGGTGGTTGAGGGTGACAGCCGCAGTTGCCAATCTGGTACCGTAACGcactacccagagagagagagagagagagagagagagagagaaagacatgaaATGAAATAGACCAAGAGCAGAGAGACGATGGAAGGGTTGGGGGGCACAGAGAATAGGTAAGGgtggggggaagaggagagatggaggaagagatagaAGAGGAAGACTGTCAATGCCTGTacaaatacagtaggggaaggggaaaggggaaacctagtctgttgcacaactgaattcattcaaccaaaatgtgtcatTTAACCCCTGCCGAATCAGAGAGTAGCttatgaataaatgaataaacaggCATACATGTACATGAGTAACAACATATGAATAAATATAAAGACAACCCTGGCCTTACCTCCGAGCCAGATGGCAAGGCCCAGGAGGAGCAGCAGAACGATGCCTCCTGACCCACCAAAGCACTTGGCACTATGGTGGCAGCATTTGCCTTTCTTCTTCTTGTTAGAAAGAGCtggaaccacacacacagcaaacacgTCAAATAGATATATCTTACTCAGGAGACCATATAGAGaccacacactgagtgtacaaaacattaggaacaccttcctaatattgagttgcagccccttttgccttcagaacagcctcaatgcgTTGGGGCATgacctctacaaggtgtcgaaagtgttccacagggatgctggcccatgttgactccaatgcttcctgtagttgtgtcaagttggctggatgtcctttgggtggtggaccattcttgaaacacacgggaaactgtagAGCGTGAAATCcctagcagcattgcagttctttacACATTTAAACCAGACCCTGTTCAAGGGCACTTCAATcatttgtcttgccaattcaccctccgaatggaacacacacaatccatgtctcagttgtcttaaggcttaaaaatccttatttaacctgtttccccaccttcatctacactgactgaagtggatttaagaagtgacatcaataagggatcatagctttcacctggtcaatctatgttattgaaagagcatgtgttcataatgtcttgtacactcagtgtaccaCACGCAATGGCTTAAAACCTCTACGGGTTCGGTGTCCCCCCCCgctgagctaacgtaggctaatgtgattagcatgagattGTAAGCAACAAacgaaatcccaggacatagacatagctgatatgggcagaaagcttgcCATGCtaattgtttgaggagagtgcacaattatgaacttgaaaatgtattaataaacctattaggcacatttgggccgTCTtggtacaacattttgaacagatatgcgTTCATTGGaactaaaacgttgcacatataCTGTTGCCACCGTGCTTgtacacctgcattacttgctgtttggggttttaggctgggtttctgtgcagcactttgagatatcagctgatgtacgaagggctatataaatacatttgatttgatttgatttagttgccaaaatataaattgcacctgggctggaataatgcattatggtctttctcttgcatttcaaagatgacggTATCATCTTTTACCAGATATATTTCACAAGATCTAATGTGaaatattctcctacattaatttctaatttccacaaacctcaaagtgtttcctttcgaTTGGTATCAAGCAAatgtatatccttgcttcaggtcttgagctacaggcagtttgatCTTGGTATGTCATtccaggcaacaacaacaaaagaaaaaATTGGTGTTGGATCCGTAATGATCAAATCAGTCTCCTATTTTACATGTCGACTATCATCTACATCTGTCCTAGGTCTGATGAACAGATCTCAGGTGGAATAGGAAAGTGAAGAGGAGAACAGAATGTGAGGAGGTGGAACGTATTCCAGCAGAACTCCCACCTGATATTTGaggtcaataagggatcatagctttcacctggattcgccTGGTCAATCTgtgtcacggaaagagcaggtgttcctaatgttactaccctggggcggcagggtagcctctaGTGGTtcgagggttggactagtaaccgtaaagGTTCCGAGATCGACTC is a window from the Oncorhynchus tshawytscha isolate Ot180627B linkage group LG14, Otsh_v2.0, whole genome shotgun sequence genome containing:
- the LOC112266750 gene encoding transmembrane protease serine 13; amino-acid sequence: MAKHDPNELPPPYYSVEVHTLPPLQSYEELVYGAGPRHTPPNQLYYIPQHPPPVAAQHVCQPGISLSNKKKKGKCCHHSAKCFGGSGGIVLLLLLGLAIWLGVRYGTRLATAAVTLNHHDSEDEGHYEKQLSVPVHDTCSNSTVQCDGLRDCRLGTDESNCVRFGADGALQVRTSQDDRFLPVCYQGWDQSYANRTCAQLGFRKSFATKAVKSQQSIGLTLNNRSSLPIQGQVSVGSSCPDQNTVSLKCIDCGRQRLTSRIIGGTVAKLGQWPWQLSLHFGRSHICGGVLVSPDFVVTAAHCFPRLFPQFLDASKWLVYGGVVSQDQLPSPYLVEKIIVNENYNNVTNDQDITILKLASPVVFTDAVQPACLPAFDQTFPRGTKCWISGFGTIDEGSAKLSKALMQVTVDIIEVRVCNSSKVYSGSVSNNMLCAGDLNGVRDSCQGDSGGPLVCQTSDNLWQLVGVTSWGSGCGQSNRPGVYTKVSSLLPWIYSKMQLENP